The stretch of DNA ACAATTGGGAGGAAAAACACAGATTCTTCGCACGAATAAAAAAAGGGGGAGATAGAAAACAGATGTTTAGGGTTATCTTCCGTTCAAGTAAGACCGAGACGACCCTGACACTGAAGGACCAGAGTGTGCGGACAACAACCGCGACTGCTCCCCTTGTTTCATATCCTCAACCCCCTCAACATTCAGAAATGGAGGATCACTCAGGACAATCTCGACATCATGCTTGTGGCTTCTCAGCAGCTCGACGACCTTGGTCATCGTAGGCCTGTCACCAGGGTTCGCTTGGGTGCATAGCAGCCCGATCTGCACTATATGCAAGACCTTATGCCGGATCGTATCTTTGTAGATGATCGGATCGATAATCGTCTCTACTGTGTTGTCCTTGTAGTGCTTCCATACCTTCAATGCAAACAAGTCACTTGCATTAAACAGATTGTGAGACGGCAACATGGTGCCTGTTTGAGACACAATGTTATGACGCAAGTCAAATAAGAAAGAAACTTTTGAACAATAAAGCTATGCTTTCACCTATTCTGTTTTAGCCATGCAAACACAGGAATGGTGTCCGATGGAACATAACCATGAATTTACTTTCACAGAGGAACCCTTTTTTTAGGACCTGAGCAGTACCTTTGTTAACAACGCCTGCCCTCCGTGTGAGCCAATTGAGCCACTACATCTTTTCCCTGTTATGATCTCGAGAACAAGAACGCCATAGCTGAAGACATCGGCCTTCTCCGTAAGATGGCCATGCACAACATACTCAGGAGCCATGTAGCCTCTGCAACAAACTTATTCAGTGAGCACAAGATCAGAAAATCCCTCTGTGGCCATTTGACATGGCAGTGAAATAAATCATGTGGCAACTGCAACACCACTGGTTAAGCATCGTGTGGCAATCCGTGCACCAACCAAAGAATATGAAAAACAGAGCTTACAATGTTCCAGCAACACCAGTTGTAAGATGGGTTACGTCTGTTGCAAATGCTCTTGCAAGACCAAAATCTGTTATTTTGGGCTTATACTTATCATCCAACAAAATATTACTAGCTTTGATGTCTCGGTGGATAATCCGTGTTTCTGACTCCTCATGGAGATAAGAAAGCCCCTCTGCAATGCCTTGAATGATACCAACTCTCAGATCCCAGGTTAATTTTCTGCTACGACTTGCATCTGGGAGGATACTACAGGAAATAAGTTATACGGTTTACAACATATAAATTTAAATTTCTGTCAGAAAGTTACACTCATAGAAGAGTTCAAGTACACTGCATTCTTAATTATTCCATTTTTAGAGCGAGATGGAGAAGGGGGGCCATTCTAGAGCTTTAATATAAGAGAATAAAAAGGGATAGGATAATACGGTCATGCAAATTCAGCAAGACTCAACCAGACAACTATACCCTTGTACCAACAAAAGCTAGAGTTTTCCATTGATAATGCCAAAAAATATCAAGGAAAATAACCGAAGATACAGTTGAAGTGAACATTTAACGTGTGGCATCAAGCAAGAGGCTTACCAAACAAGAATAGTTCAAGGCTCTTGTTGAAGTAGTATTCATAAACAAGCAAGCTCTCTGGGCCATTCACGCTGCAGCCAAGCAACTTCACTAGATTCTTATGGCGAACCTGACTTATGAGTTCGACTTCATTGAAAAACTGCTCGACCCACTCCCTTGTATTTAGGAAAAGCCTCTTGACAGCAACTTCTTTTCCATCTGGCATAACAGCCTACGGAGCTCATCGCATATCAGGGTCAACATATTTTCTTTCTCACACTACCTCTATAAAGAATTCCTAGATAAATTTACTAACTATACATGTTTACCTTGTAAACAGCTCCGTTGCTCCCTTGACCAAGTTTGTTTGCTGGATCGAAATAATTTGTTGCTTTCTTTAACTCTTCATATTTGAAATTTAAACTAGACTGTGCAATTCTGACAGAGACTCCATCTCCATACATATCTGTATTTCAACATAAACACATTTAACAGAATGTGAAGAAAAGAAGAAGATGGTCGATGAATGATTAAACGTTTTTATTCTTATACACTGACCTATGAATGATTTTGACTGTTTCTTTCTCCTCAGAATTCCCTTCTTCCAAGCCAGAAAAGCAATAATGAGGACAACTATAAAAGCACCTAGAAAGGAACCCACCAATATCCAAACGACACCATTCTTTCCTGCGCATTGTAGAGATTTGATCATCAGTGCAAAAACATAAACAAATGGATGTATCAGGAGGATTCAGAGAACTGTTAACGCGATAATGTGTGTTTAGTCAGTCAAATGAAGCTACCATACTGGTGGTGAGATGTAGATGTAGATTAGTCATGCATATGCACTCACACATGGTAACTTTGTAGGGTTTATTTCCTGCTCTGCATAGCCTAAACAAAAGTTTTAAGTGAAAGTTATTTCATAGCCACCATTTTCAAAAAGTGAAATAGCTAGAGAAGAAGTCACCAATGCTGGGTCAAAAGTATTCCGAAACTGGTGAATTTGTAACCAGTTTTTGACAATCCAAACGATAAAGTACAACTCTTTGGGTTTGGGCATTTCAGTCAACAAAGTGAGGTCATAAACGTGACCAGGAGCTGAAAATAGTCAAAATTGTGTGGCACTGCCACTGAATTTGGCAGAACAGAGCTAGCTGTTAGGTGAAAATAGTCAAATTCCCCTACCCCGGCCTAATGGATTAGCATCTCAGACGAATGAATGATTAGTAAAAGAATGCATTTTCAAGTTACAGTTACAGCAGTACCTGATGATCCCGACCCCGCCGTGGCGTTCACATTCCAGAAGAGGCGCGTGGAGTAGCGGAGGTAGCAGCCGGTGAAGAGCGCCCGGCCCTCCGTCGCCGGCGCGCACCCGGCCGCCGCGCGCGCCGCGGCGCGGAGGCACTGGCCGCACGCGGTGGCGTTGAGGCTCCCCCAGCACTGCGCGAGGGCGAAGGCCGTGGCGCCCCCCGCGCTCGCCGACGCGACCGCGTACCCGTCGGcgtcgccgcgcgccgccgcctcggtcACGTTGGCCACCGCGGCCCTGGCCGCGTCCGCGAACCCCCGCGGGTTGCTGGCGTTCCCGGGGGCGCAGACCCTGGCGTCGGCCGGCCCGAGCGCCTCGCCGAGGAAGGAGTAGTTGCCGTAGCGGCCGAAGCAGCCGTCGAGGAAGAGGCGGCCCCCGACCCGCGGGTAGCACTTGGGGAGCAGCGACCGGACCTCGGCGAAGCAGAGCTTGCAGTCGAGCGGGGAGAGGTCGCGGTGGCACTGGCCCAGGCCGAACACCGTGTTGGGGCCCCTGGCGCCCACGGAGGCGGTGCCGAAGCCGTTGGCGCTGACGTTGCTGTTGAGGTCGTCCATGGCCGGCACGAAGTTGTCCGCTAGCACGGAGCCGGAGACGGCCGCCCCCGGCGCGCAGGACTGGCCCGCCACGGCCGTGCGCGGGtcccccgccgccgcgccgcagaGCGCGCACGCCAGCGCGAGGAGGAGCGCGGCCACGCCTGGGCGCAGCCGGTGCGTGGGCGCTGCCATGGTGGGCTGCGTGGGGGGCGTATTGCGGTGGGAACTTACGGCTAGGTAGGTGGTGGGTGGGTTTGGGCTGGGCAATCCGGTGGCCGCCGGGCCGGACGGAGACGACGGGTCTAATGTAAATTTGCCGAAAAGGTGGAGGAGGCGGCTGGCCCGACGATGGCGACCGGGGCGAATGGAACGGGAAGTTGGTTGGGCTGCTGGATTTGGACACCGGGCAAGACCGGCCGGGACACGTCGGGTGCAAGTGCAACACAAGGCGTGGCACGGAATGTGGTGGAGTGCTCTgctgcggcggcgcgggcggtcGCTGTTGGAGGAGGCGGGCAAGAAAGTCCGGCGCGCGTACGTGCTTTCGCGCCCTGCCGACCAGAACGAAAGCCGGATCATCACCCTTGCGTGCCGTCCCAATAAATGAGCCCTTAATCCACCCACATTTTATTTTTGTTGTAATATAATATAAAAAGAGGAAAAAGACCTCCACCTCTACGTCAACCATCTTACGTAATTCACCGACTCTATGGCCATATTCCTCAAAATGATCGGACGGACGACTCGGTCAGTGTCCGATCACAAAACCGTAACCCAGTCTTTACAAACCAACCGCCTCTACAAACCAGCCATAGACGTACGGACTGGTACCCTTCAAGCCTAGCCTAAATCTAGGTATTGGGGGGTCCGGACACGCGCATCCGCGTCCATCACGTCGGACCGGCCTACCCTGGCCCACCTCGCCTCCACATACATCCCCACTCCATACGAACTCTACACTGCAATCAAAGCTCACTCCAATCCActtctcttcgtcttctccttTCACCGTCTCCTCCCCTTTCGATCAATGGCAAGCAACGACGGCAACACAGCGTACGACAGCGACGATGATTGGGAGTTGCTACTGCATGACATGGAGCCAAACGACGTGGAGGAGGTCGCCCTTCGCTTGAAGACGGGGCCGCCGCCGTTGCGCCAACATAATAATATAGAAAATCGACATATCAGCAGTAGTAGAGTCATATTGGACTGATACTATGTCTATGTCGAAGAAGGTGGTGGACAGATTCAAAGATTATGCTACCACTCATGTTGGATAAAAACCTATCTGACCATCCGTTCCAACTGCATACACAAGTTTAAGCCTGCCCTAAAAAAATGTACTCCCTTTACCCAAAATGAGTGTCGTGACTTTAGtttaaacggagggagtattatattTAGTGAGCAAAACACATCGCTTGACAATACAAAAGGTCTAAGAAAAACCTTGAATTTGTAGTCCAAAGCTAAATCAAATCCTGAACTTCTAATCCCTGAAATCAGCACACCGAACTCTCTGATCTCGGTCCATTTTGAGCCTTACTCTGTTTTCAATGGGATTGCCGGCAGGTCTGGCTACAGTCCACACGACTAGGAAGCGtgtttttcctcttttttttctcgCTGCAGGGAAAACACgattttttttcgtttccgagaggcacggcccgaaagaaaaaaaaaaggaaaCACATTTTTTCAcgcaatttttttttgaatttttttgggTCCAAAAGTTAAGAAAGACCGGTGAAAAATCGAAACGTCGAAAAAAACAGGAAAAACCCTTAAAAAGCCAAAAAAACGCGTGCATGAAAAAAAAGTTCGGAGGAAACGCCCAGAGCGCGACACGTGACGGGcggctgagagcgcgccaagtggcgctgatcgttgTGAGGCTCCCGAAgaagcgctcgttaactagttgctctcgTGATTTTCCTTTTCGTAAAAGGCGATTTAAATTTTTTTATCCCGCTAGCCAACCTAACCAATGCCATTTAGTGACAAATGAGAAGCATGGAATTATTTAATCTCATACCACAACATCGACATCGAGTGAaaatattttttaattttctttcgAGACTTTTTCTTGAAAATTTTCAAAGAAAACGGAATGAACATTTTTTTTGGAAAAGACAAAGAAATTTTGAAAACCAGAACTATTTTGAAACCTGAACATTTCTAAAGTGTgaacactttttaaaaaaaaCCAACATATTTTTGAAAGCTCCAAGAATTTTTGAAACCTGGGAAAATATTAAAGTATGATTTTTTTCAAACAAGAATTGTTTTGAAACGTACACATTTTTATATAAAAATGGGAACAGATTTTGAAACCTCAAAAAAATAAAGTGCGAGAACTTTCTATTTTGTTAAAAATGGGAACagattttcaaatatttgttcaTGTTTCAAACTTGTCCGCACTTTTAAAATTTTGTTCAGGCTTAAAAAAATTCAGTTTTTCAAATTTTTCTTGCACTTTCAAATTTTTCGTTGATTTAAAAAGGGTTCATGTTTTCAAATTTTTTTGTGTTTTGAAAAAAGGGTCATAATCCCGAAAACATTCGGATTTCAAAAAATTGTTGACAATTTTCAAGAAAATGTTTCGTAAAATTTCCAAGATGCTTCCAAATCTCGACGTTCCGATATGTTAAGTACAGTCGCTCTTCTCTATCATCATAAGTAGCTTTCAGGGGAAGTGGCAAGCAACACGAGTTTTGCACCGCCAGGTCGCAAGTTCAACTCACTGTACGCGTCCAGTCGCAGCGAAATCCCTGCCAGGTCCATGCTTCATGCATTGTGGCCGGCCCAGTCGCGTGCGGTGGCAACCAAATCCTAGGCCTGTTTGGCAAAGCGCTCAAGGTTTAAAATAGACCGAGATTGAAGAGTTCGATGAAGTGATTTCAGGGATTACAAGTGGAAGGTTTGACTTAGCCTTCGTCTACAAGTTCAAGGTTTGTTTTAGACTTTTTTCCCTTGACAATTATACCGAGGTGCTTTACAAGCGACATCCAATGCACTTGCAATTGGGCTTAGAAATTTGATGTTTTAAGCCTGCTCACCATTGTCACGCGAGATTGGCTACTGGTTGTATGTGCCCTTGGCACTTGGGTCTCAATTCTGGTTCCCAAGTCCCAATAGCAACGTGACCGAACTGGTAACGGAGCCCGACACGCAGAATATCCAAAAACTGTTCTTCACAGCATCAGCATCAGCACCCCGGATATGCTCCTGCCATGGTGTTCGGATTTCCCAGCCTGCCCATACACATGAAGAGGGAAATGGTATTTTGATGAACGTTGCTTAATTCCTCCCGCCGCCGCACGCCCAGAATGGGGGCCAAGGGGGTGGCAATGGCATCGtcggcggcggggacggcggcGCTGGTCTACGTCGTGCTATCCGGACGGCTGTCCCCCGACGGCGCGGAGGAGGCGCCAAGGAGGCGGCACGGGCGGAGCGGCGTTGACGGGGAAAGCGAGGCGAGGTGGCCGGAGAGCGCGCCGGCGAGCTGGAGGGAGGCCGCGGCCGTGGCGGCGAGGACGGTAGGTTCGCGTACGGCGAGACGCTGGGGAAGTGGCCGTTCGGGGACATCGCCTTCGGGATCAGCCACTACATGCGCCTCCAGGTGAGCGATCACCACACCCCGGCCCGAAATCAAATGTTTCCTTCCATCTGCTGGAATAGTCGCCGTTTCTGCTTGCTCGTCATGAAGTGAGGAAAGACATGCGTCGCTTGAGTTTTGCTTAGATCATGCTTTTGTTTGTTACGAACTAGGTACATGGTGACCAAGGACATAACCTTACTTTACTCCTTTTATTTACTTAACTCGTGAAAGAACCCCTGAAAAAAATCGTGTCCATTTCGGAGTACTTGGGAACTGAACAGATCTACTTATGTTATGGGATCACCTTGTCTCAAGCCACGACCATTCTTGAAATAGGGGTCCATAGCCCCGTTGATGAAGATGGCAATATGCATTACAAATTAGTTGCATTACGTGGTGAGCATAGCCAGGATTGAAACCCTCTAGTGAAGAGAATATCACGAAGGAAAGACCAATGAACGCAATCATAGGCTTTTTCAAAATCAAGCTTGAGGATGACCACCTCGTGCCCCGGGTGTGGATGCCATGGATCAGTTTCCATGTAGTTCAAATGATACTGTCAAGAATAGCTCTCCCCTTAATGAATGCACAGTGAGTTTGGCTAATGAGCTTATGAGCAAGCAGAGATAATCTAGTAGCAAACGCCTTGGGAGAGAATTTGGTAATGTTGTTAATGAGAATGATGGGTCTGAAAAGGTGGATGTTATCAACACCCTTAACTTTTGAAATGAGCATAAGTATCGCATAATTGAGGCCTTTAATATCCACCGTTCCCAAACAGAAACCCTCCACAATTTTATATAGGAGGGTCTTAAGCAACCCTAAAACTTCTTAAAGAA from Triticum urartu cultivar G1812 chromosome 3, Tu2.1, whole genome shotgun sequence encodes:
- the LOC125542822 gene encoding cysteine-rich receptor-like protein kinase 2 — translated: MAAPTHRLRPGVAALLLALACALCGAAAGDPRTAVAGQSCAPGAAVSGSVLADNFVPAMDDLNSNVSANGFGTASVGARGPNTVFGLGQCHRDLSPLDCKLCFAEVRSLLPKCYPRVGGRLFLDGCFGRYGNYSFLGEALGPADARVCAPGNASNPRGFADAARAAVANVTEAAARGDADGYAVASASAGGATAFALAQCWGSLNATACGQCLRAAARAAAGCAPATEGRALFTGCYLRYSTRLFWNVNATAGSGSSGKNGVVWILVGSFLGAFIVVLIIAFLAWKKGILRRKKQSKSFIDMYGDGVSVRIAQSSLNFKYEELKKATNYFDPANKLGQGSNGAVYKAVMPDGKEVAVKRLFLNTREWVEQFFNEVELISQVRHKNLVKLLGCSVNGPESLLVYEYYFNKSLELFLFDASRSRKLTWDLRVGIIQGIAEGLSYLHEESETRIIHRDIKASNILLDDKYKPKITDFGLARAFATDVTHLTTGVAGTLGYMAPEYVVHGHLTEKADVFSYGVLVLEIITGKRCSGSIGSHGGQALLTKVWKHYKDNTVETIIDPIIYKDTIRHKVLHIVQIGLLCTQANPGDRPTMTKVVELLRSHKHDVEIVLSDPPFLNVEGVEDMKQGEQSRLLSAHSGPSVSGSSRSYLNGR